The following nucleotide sequence is from Schistocerca serialis cubense isolate TAMUIC-IGC-003099 chromosome 4, iqSchSeri2.2, whole genome shotgun sequence.
atatgttaatgacataaacttgaTCACTTGAAAATGGATAAAACTGGGTCTTAATTAAATACACAACAGTACAGTCAAATGGCATCGTGTTCAATTAAAAAATATTCTATAACTGTtgttcagcaacatcaaaaactgtttcttGAGAATTAGTTTCTTTCTTCAGTGTTACAAAATAAGGTTTTTTAAAACTTATCCTTCTTTACAGTTAACATAAAATATAACAGTTGCTAATATTTTGTGTCTACTGTAAATGAGTTTATAGTAACATCAAAGCACTTGCTTGCATTCATTCAGAAACATACAGTAATATATTACTATTCATTTTCCAAATGTGCAGGAGTTTTTCTCCGAGGAAGCTGTGATGATGAAAGTGAGAATTTTTCCAGTCACTATGTAGATGTAGTGTTGCTGACAAAGCAGTATCATAGACATATCTGGTTATTAAAAGCTAATAAAGCTCAGGTTTAGCTCATGCTTTTACGATTAATATGCTACTTTATTTTAGGACCTTTGTTGATTTTCAAACTCATACAACTGTATACTGATAAAATTTCATGAGTGagaagaaaagtaaaataatatgATACCATACAATACAGTCTGTCAAGGCCAGTTTTGTGTCCTTGGTGACTTTTGTTCTATGGGTATTAGGCCATGGTCCGAGCTGTATTTCTGTCTAACATTTTTCCTTCCAATGCAGCAGACATCATCAGGGCATATAACAATGCAGAAAGCAATGCTCAACAAAGCTCAGCAAGCTTAACTGTTTATACATATATCCAGGCAATGGTCAGTTTGTGATGTCATCAGATCACTGTCTAAGATTTTCAACCCTAAAACACTAATCTAAGATTTTCAAGTTGCACCAAAAAGTGCTACTGAGCTTTTAGTAGGGAAGACTTGGtactgtttgctttatttagcatTAAGGGCCATAACTTGTTTACTTAACTTGGATCTTGATAAAAGCATAGTATTGGAGAAAGGAATTTGATGGTTCCCTGGCCCagttgcatgatgtgtcactgccaacttATCTGTGTTGCCCATGTGATAACTGCCTGTATGTTCCTTATGATGGGTGCTAGTGCTTCTTTTTTAGTTCTTAAGCACGCTTGACCACATGTGCAAAGGATTTTGTATACTACTGCTGTGTGAGCATTAGGTGTAGGTGCTCTGCAGTATTAAATGTTCATGCATCTTCCTCACTGGTTTAAACACCATATCAATACTGAGCCTTCCAAGTACTCTGCTGATGCTACATGTGACAGTTTTTAGAAAAGGGAGGAAAACTTTCaatttaatcccccccccccccctcccccagtggcagatacagaaaaacctcaagctAAAGctttcttgagctacctttacttttaccataataaaaaatacTCAAGTTGCATGCAAAatataagaaagttttatttaaactgattatacacatatacaagacaatgccatattATAACATAAAAAGTTACAAtagtggttctcttccttaaatgatgaattctatgtgtCTATTCTTCATGGCAAATTGGTTTATTACATCAATAGGACAATCGATGTCAgtgtgagtgttcaacagagctgagCCGTTAAGTCGAtccctatgtgccagacagaaatgtataaaatatgaaGGTGTGGAAGCGCATGCTACATAAACACAACTACTTGATAACTCAAATCAGTTGaatcgactgatgaaagaaatgaaaaaaagagcATGTGAGCTGAATGGCAGGGGTGGCAACATGGGTGGCCCTGCAAGGGAAGGGCACATGGCCTGTGCaccctgctctcccccccccccccccccccaataagtaTCAGCCACtggtcctccctccccccccctcccctcccccaccccttcaaATTTGAAACTACAGCTCTTTTAGGGTGTAGTGTCATATTTATCTGTGTCGGAGTACCATTTCTTctcaagccagttcttgaaacatcAAACTGATACTCCAAGTAATGCAGTGCACTGAATCTTATAACCCTATTCACTTGTGTTTTGATTACTCCTCTTCTGGAATTTCTATGAAAGTATCTACCAGTGTGAGTGGACTTTCTGTAAACTTTATTCCCTGAAGATAAGTCAAGTTTCCTAAGTACCCAAACATTCAAGAAAGGAATTTgaccttctttctctttttccataGGAAAATTTATGTTATAATTAGTGTCATACAAAAAATTTGGGTGTTACTTTTATTCAgtacatcacataataaaagtatcATAAATGTACCAAAACCAACTTGAGGgttcacaaaattatttattctaaaaataaattaatcaaaacaagtgttttgagagagagagagagagagagagagagagagagagagagagagagagagagatatgcttaATATACAATTATGCCCATATTACAAAGATCATACATCTTTCAGAATATGTTTTAATGTAACAGTCATTATGATAATATAGACAATGAAGAATACAATTTTGATATTTGTGCAAAAGGCATCTCaacaaaatattaagcaccacaggTACTGTTTTCACACAGCACAATTCTGCTAATACCAGCTACATATCTGTATTTttgtttacaataataataacGATGATGAATCCTCGGTACATATGTCAGGAGTGGCTATGTAACAATAGTCAGCAATATTTGAAGAGAAACTTCTTTTAATTACAACAGGATCAGAAACTTTTACAGCAAAACATATTATAATACAACATTGTAGCCTAAATTGTTGTTAGATCTGTGACGATGCTAAAGTGTACTTGTTTTTGGAGCCGCTGGAGGACATTGGCTCCAAGTTGTTTACTGTTGTCAGTCTCTTGCAAACAATAATAGCAAGTCAACAAATAAGAATGTTCCATTGCTTTACATGGCTCATGAGACACGTTATTTGACATTTTTACAGGAGATATGGATGTGTTTGGTTTATGACTGACCCCTAAAATACCTGGGTAGTGGAAAAAATGCAAACAGTTATTTGTCAaagaattaacaacacacagcagttCTTAAAGctgttgaaaaatttaaaaaattgacagaTCTCCAAACATGTTTTTATATTTAATGGTTGCTAAAGTCCAAAAAAGTAACATAGTTTATCATAAAGCTTTTAATCAATGGTAATTTACTTTTTAAATACCCCATTATAATTTGCACTGCAATTACTTTTGATAGAGATACATGAGATGTGTATTGTGTACGGAGTGACTAAATATGGTAAGAAAAGTGTTGAAGTATTCACACACAATACACAGACATGTCCTAACCGCAGCACTCTGTTAAACAAATTAGTCTAAATACTGTCACATAACGACACACTGAAGTGATTACGTCTAATGTGCTGGCTAAGATTGCTTTTTCGATGACTTCTTTTAGAGCAATATGGACAGCAAAACTGAGGTTCTACACCACATTCATATCTAACATGTCGCTGTAGTGAGCCTTTTATAGAGTACTGTTTACCACATGTGCTGCAAATGTACTGCTTCATTCCTTGAAGCATTTTGTTCCTGCCAAATTCAGGTACCATAGCTGGTATCCCAGATGTTGGATGATTTGTGGACGTCACCTGAGATGGCATGGCATTTACAGTCCATGAAGCACTAACAACTGTAATCAAGAAAAAAGACAAATTTATACTCAACTATAAAGTCTAAAACCCACAggttgttttgtttttcaaatatttAGGCACATAAGTAGGCCTCCTgctctgaagtatttcccattcaATCACTTTTATTTTGATTCAAATCCATGGATTAAATACCAATGTTGTTCAAAGTTCTTGGATAATATTCTCTGGAGTTGTGTGAAGTCACACATCAAAATAAGCACTAAATATGATTTCAACTATGAAATGGCAATATAGAAAATTGTTGAATAGTGCAAGTATCCCCTGGAACCAGAAAATCAAATTAGTGTGCCTGCAGTGTTCGCAGATGAATACAGaaaagaggcattcaaacaatggaaaatatgggACAGTGGAAAAAGAGGTAGATCCCTGATCATGgcaatgctgagaaataatttgttGATATGTCTTAAGCTTATACCAGCACTGTTGTATATGATCTGTacaataaattaaaaagtagccTTTTAATACATACATGTAAATTTAATAGTGAGATTAAAGCATACGCATAAATCATTACATCCCAAATTTTTGTTATGATTTTATGCTTAGCCTACACCACATCACATCTTGTGAAACAACAATACCGAAactagcaatattatgaaaaggatagttgctactcgctatacagtggagatgctggtttgcagatagccacaacaaaaagactgtcataaaataagcttttggcaaaacacacacgcacacacacagagattTAGAAGTATTTCAGAGATGGCGTCAAGTTCGAATAGTCAGTCACAATActcaataaataaaagtaaaatttgtgtaaataagtgttgtaaatgTAACTCATATATTGACAAGTGTAACATATATAGTGGAAATATGTGTTTAGCATGCTTTATAACATGGAAAAGACACGTGAGGAAACAGGCAAATTAGACAGCATAGCAACAACATCTTACCGGCAAAGTACAATTTCACCTCAAAAAGTCTCAGGACACTGTTATTGTGGAAAGCGTGTGTGCAAGGGAATAATGTGTATCAAatgaaaaactgtgtttcattccaCCTGTGTAAATGTGAATTCAAAACAAAAACTTGGTTATGTATGGAAGGCGAATTAGGATTAAATTTGAATAAGAAAGAGTGTTCTTATGAAGTTATTAATGTGCTCATCAATGAAGTGAAAGAACTAAAAAGTCAACTTGATGTTCCTCCTTGACAGAAGTGACAAAATGAGAGTGAAATTTGAAGAGAGAAAAAATATGTTGCTACATCATGTAAAGATCAATGTTGTGTTAAAGAAACTGTAGCGATAACAAAGCAATATATGGTGGCTAAAAAGACATTTAAAACAGTGAGAGGCATTTCAAAAGATTGTTCATCAATTAGAAGGACAAGCGACAGGTTTTAAGTTCTTCAAACAGAAGATGAAAATAATATTTCTGCAACTAGGCCTAATGTGAACAGTTTAGTGTTACAGAAGGGGCCACAAAGCAAACAAACAGTGGTAGGCCTAAAAAATTCATCCTCCCAAAATAACACACAAGAAAAGGCTGTAGGTTTAAGTACTGACAAATccagtttattaatgaccaaaaaGAGGGTAGACAAGAACATCGTCATAAAAGTATCTAAAATTGAGACTGATAATCACGAATCAGTATTGAAATTATGTGACAGTAACACTGTAGACAGAAGtgtaaaaattaattatgaaagcaGGAACACTGTGAAATGTAATGTTAATGGATCAAAAAAGATTCTACTGTTGTCAGATGGTCAAGGCAGACATTGTGCATCAATTTTAACGGAAACTCTAGAGTCACAGTTCAGTGTGTCTGCAATGATCAAACCAAATGCATTGTTTGGGAATGTGATCAAGGATGTAGAAAAGTTAACAAAAGACTTTAGCTTAGATGAAGTAATTGTAATTCTTTCAGGCTCAAATGACTGTGATAAAAACAGTAACCATCTTATGATTACCACAAAACTACCAATACCAGAAATGTGATGTGTACAATTCCCTATCATTATGATAAACCAGAAAACAACCTAGTAATCTATACACTAAATAGTGCAGTAATGGACTTGGAAGGTGTGTACTTCAATGTCAGTGGCTTGCATGTGAATGCTATATTGCACAGAGGGCACTTCGTACATCATGGTactaacttaaatacaagaggaaaaaGCAAACTATGTGCAAGCATTGACATATTAATAAGGTCCTGCTGGAAGGTAAAACATACCTTAAAATAATTTCATCTACATAAAGTAGTGAAGACATTAGAGAATTAGGCCTAACAGTACCAGTAATAGTAAGTAGTAGGATAATAATCTGTGGAGGtttcaatttgaattttcagttgtccactatctataactcatatgtaaataatttattaaattctgttGGTCTTTATATTACAACCACTGAAATAATAAGACCACATTATAAAGGTACAGGTACCTGTATTGACAATATAGTTGTATCAAATGAGTTAATGCATCTCAAGTTAGAGGTAATTAAGACCTGGGTATCTGACCACTGGCCACTATTTCTTAGATCAGATATAACAAGAAATTAAAAGTGCACATGGCAGGAAAGTATGTGTGGATAATTATGAAAATCTAAATATGTTTAAGTATCATATTGATAAAAGTAATTGGTTGCAGGTTTATCAAGGCCATATAATAGATAAAAAGGTGGAAGATCTCATATCTACTCTTTCTGTATATGCTAAGATGTCCTTTCCCATTATTTtactaaataataaaaaggcaCTTAGAGTAAATAAGGTCAAGGATGGCAAGGTGTTGATGATCACGAGGGAGTGTGATCAATATTATGACTGGTATAGAAGTACAGGTTCTCAAGTAATTAAAAACATGGTCAAAGTGAAAAATAAAAGCTTAAGACAGACCTTAAAGGAAGCTAGGTGTacaaaaaaaatgaagatataatacTAACTTCTGAAAATAAGACACATGAAATGTGGAAGATCATTAATAGTCAGTGCAACAGGGAAATGACTTCACAGGCTGAAAGCAGTAATCTGAATGCTGCACAGTTAAATACATTCTTCACTGAGAAGGTGCAAGAAATAATAAAGGTGATTGGCACTTCCAATATATCCACTGTCCATAATTACTACCTGAGAAACACCACAAATCTTGAAAGTACATTTAGCTTTAAACTGGTCAAGTTACAGGATGTTACTAATATACTGAAGAAAACGAAGAACACTTTTAGTAATGATGTTTATGGTTTAAGTTCAGCCATGTTAAGGTATGATTCAGTTCAACTGCCAGAATTGATAACACATGTAGTAAATACATGTATATTGGAGGCTCAGTTCCCAAAGGCACTAAAGTTTGTTAAAATCACTCAAATACATAAAAAAGGCAGCCTCTCAAGATGTAATAGCTTTATGCCTGTTTCAATTGTGTCAATCTTGTCTAAAGTGATAGAAGCTACACTAAATAATCAAATagtaaaatatttgaagaaaacaaaatcttcACTGATAGTCAATTTGGCTTCAGATTAGGGTTAGGAACTATTAAATCTGCCTTATCAGTTTTAACACAGTGAGTGAAGCAACTAGAAACCAAGCTAGTGGTTCAGAATAAACTCTTTGATTTATCAAAAGTTTTCGACACTGTGTCTCATGGAATCTTATTGAACAAACTGCAATTCTAtggctttacaggaagtgctctggAACTGATAAAATCTTATCAAAGTGATAAAGTGCAAAGGCGGTTTTTAATAGTGCAGAATCAGATTACTTACCCTGTATGTATGGGTGTTACACAAGGTTCTATACTTGGCCCAATTCtatttattatttacataaatgacttaccatgtaacatagttgggccatcaacaagaactTACTTATTTGCAGTTGATCCCCACAGCACAGAAGATGAAATATGAAGCACACCAGTGCACTGTCAAAGGCGAAAATTGGTGTAATGCTAATTCCATTTGTGTCAACTGAAAAAAATACAAGACCTGTGTGTATCGTGGAATAATAACACTGAATTTGGGCGGAGCTCAAATGCTATTAATTTCCTTGGAATCTCAGTTGATTCAAAATTATCCTGGGGTAGCCATATAGAAAAAGTGGGAAGCAAAGGAATATTTGCTCCAAGGAAGCTTCATCTTGTCTTTATCTAAACATGCCAGTACTTAAAGTGGTTTACTTAGCTTTAATACACAGTCACATTTCCTATGGCACAGTACTATTGGGACATCAAAGcaaggcagctaatgtcttcacactacaaaagaaggcaataagactgATATGTAGCTTGGCACCCAAAGCTCACTATAGGCCAAcctttaaaaaattacagattattaCCCTACCATCAATATTTATACTACAGTGCATAATGCATATTAAGGAAAActattccagttatcaacagtatgacatgcgacataattataacacaagaaacaagcaggACATAGTTTATTtccaatgaaacaataaaaaaacacaaaagcaCTTCCTATACAAGCCCATAaaaatttttaatgccataccccaacatatcagggatcttccaattcagCAATTCAAAAAAAattcttcttgagctcagcatttatgaaactgatcaATTTTTATGAGAGGCGAAGAATATGGCATGACTACACTTTATGTGATCAGTTTGTATAGGCTTCTATATCTGCCTGTAATTGGttaaatttactatgcaatatcaatttgtaccagaagtttctctgttttgtactTTTGTGAAGGTACTATAATTATTTGTGTagtatttatattgtgtaatatttttcttgtttttgtcattatttgtgtaacatttatacagTGTAATATTGACTTTcgtaatgcctcagatgatctctgacgtctctacaacaataaaaatcaatcaatcaatcaatcatgaCCACAGTCTCCGGCAGCTGAAGCCCGacagaagttgtgtgtgtgtgtgcgtgtgtgtgtgtgtgtgtgtgtgtgtgtgtgttttaaacagTTCTTCAAATTACTACAGCACATTTTAACACATAATGAGCTTAAGCAAAATATAAGTTCCTGAAATTATCATGTGATATACAATTTCTTAGTATTTGTATACATAAAGAAACTCTACACAAAATGACTTGGTGCTAGGATGGAGCATGTCTTTCTGTAACAGTGTTGTATCTGTCTATTGCACACCATTTATGTGCCTTATGTGGTAGCTATGTACAGACTCATTATGGGAGATGCACAGATTGTTTCTGGTTAATTTTTCTTCTATAATAATTATGTTGtctaatgtgtaaataagtggaagaggtaatattttatttttttctaaataccAGTACTACTTTGCATGCTGCTCTCTAGTCCACTTCTTCAATTACTCTAATAATCTTTTTCTGTAATCCAAAAGATTTCAAAACTTCTCCACAGTTTCCCCAAAATAGCACACCATAAGTCAATACAAAGCGAGTGTAAGCAAAATATATGCTCCTAAATTTCCTTGTATTTGCATAAATATAGACCTTCTACACGAAACAATAATGAAGGTAATAATTCTCACAAAAAAATCTCTAATGCAACAAGACTCTAATAACTAAATTTCTCATTTTCCCACATTTCTTTTGATCaggaattggggaggggggggggggggggggggaggggggggggatgaaaaaaat
It contains:
- the LOC126473455 gene encoding uncharacterized protein LOC126473455, producing the protein MICCKKWSFDTNGISITPIFAFDSALVCFIFHLLCCGDQLQIIVSASWTVNAMPSQVTSTNHPTSGIPAMVPEFGRNKMLQGMKQYICSTCGKQYSIKGSLQRHVRYECGVEPQFCCPYCSKRSHRKSNLSQHIRRNHFSVSLCDSI